The sequence below is a genomic window from Gopherus evgoodei ecotype Sinaloan lineage chromosome 9, rGopEvg1_v1.p, whole genome shotgun sequence.
ATGctgccagcagccagacacctgaggggagagaggccaaggTGATTTTCCTGACTGGTGACGCAGAGGAGGCCACACCCTCCCggctggagctgggagtcagggcctGCCCCTTCCGCGAGAGGTCGCTGTCTGTGCCCACAGACTCAGGCTCGCTCTGCTCTGTGGACATCATTTACCCTGAGAACAGGAGAGGCAGCGGGACCTACGCCCTGAGCTACCCCAGCgccagctctgagggcagcacCAGCACGGACAATGTCtccctgggggtggagcaggatgcCCAGCGGAGGCGCCGCTCCAAGAGCATCTCTCTCAAGAAGGCGAAGAAGAAGCCGTCTCCCCCCATGCGCAGCGTCTCACTGATTAAAgatgggcaggggctcagcacagAGCTTGGCGCAGCGCTGCCAAAGGAGCTGCGGCCCAAGAGCCTTTGTCTCCCCTTAGATCCTCAGGGCTGTGGCATGGTGCCTACGGACACCCAGGGTAACACAGCAGTGCCTCCTGCGAGGGACCTGGATGGCGGGCATTTATCCCAGCACTGGTGCCTAGCAGACTGGAAAGCCAGCGATCCCTACCGGTCCCTGTCCAGTTCCAGTACTGCCACGGGTACCACTGTGATCGAATGCACGAAGACTCAGGGCAGCTCcgagtccctcccctccccctccatttccAGGGCCACCACTCCCTCCCAGCTCTCCACAGAAGTGGAGCTAAAGATCTCCTCCACGGGGCAGCCCGCGAGGCTgatgtccccctctagtggctactCCAGCCAGTCGGAGACCCCAACACCCACCATCCCCACCTCAGTGATTCTCGGGCACTCTCCCCACCAGACCGTCAGGGTGAGGCCGCTGGTGCCCGAAAGGAagtcctccctgccccctccatcacCCATGGAAAAAAGCCCCAAGTCCCGGCTCTCCTTCGACCTGCCTGTCACGCCGCTAACGCACCTGGACCTTTCTGGGCTGAAGATCTCACTCAAGGGGAAGACCAAGGTGAGCCGGCATCATTCAGACTCCACCTTCGGGACCAAGCTTGGCCCAAAGACAAGCCCAATCCAGCCCGTCATGCCTGTGGTCACCCAGTCGGACCTGAGGTCCGTGCGCCTGCGCTCCGTCAGCAGATCCGAGCCAGAGGATGACCTGGACAGTCCAGACCATGCCGAGGAGCATGGGGGCGATGCCATACCACTTCTGGGAAGGAAAGCGAAGCCACCTGTTGCAGAGAAGCCACCACTGGCCAAACGGCCCCCAAACATCATGGCCAAGCCCCCGCCTCTGCAGGAGGAGTCTCCCCTGGCAtctcccacctccccacccaTGTCACAGGGCACCTCTGCCCACGAGAGGGGGCTGCAGGACATCTACATGGTCATTCGGAAACCCAAGCCTAAGAGGAGCCCAGAGGCCAGGAGCCCCGGAGAGCCTCCCTCTCCGCTAGAGccctcccagggctgcccagggatCTTTTTCTCAGGATCGCGGCGACTGTCCCAGAGCAGTCTGGAGgaggagcccagagcccagctggagaGGAGTGGCACTCCCCATGGGCccgagggggagaagaggaaagcCAAAGTCCCACCCCCCGTCCCCAAGAAGCCCAGTGTGCTGTACCTGCCGCTCACCCCTCCTCCGCCCCACCTGGGAGCCTGCCCGGGGGATCCGAGGCTAACACCCAGCCCCATCATCACCTTGCATGAGGACACCAGCTGCTGTGACCCAGACGCAGACTACCTGCCATCATCCGAGGCCATGGAAAAGAACTCGAGCCCTTCAGCTGCTGCCACGCCTGGGGA
It includes:
- the NHSL2 gene encoding NHS-like protein 2 isoform X2; this translates as MGSCRATVDWSESLVLSWHRAATSNLDLENKKTPHSKLPWQQPVNVFLAAGRSPCVEELHQEAQFNLQSLLQEEYEEQYTEARVTGQTFRYASHLPLDTPPEPSPRPLPTKRLEFVFMPAARQVNEDEATTLGVRPPEPFLSLPTTPDKQPAWTRAFPLPTVEEKRWHQSCSIQANIVPINVSGSSNGPMFMPHTTIGESVSCSFVPEAANGKSVSQQPCTPQTLAAPLRKTFSDLGGGLQVCCYQPPARMESTTMACTSPACNGPKDTTFSPPWNTTSFNCLSLAEEAAAYPSPGGSLESPALGLPEHCDGAASFFIAKDEQPGSNGPHAFPCTAPESSLNAASSQTPEGREAKVIFLTGDAEEATPSRLELGVRACPFRERSLSVPTDSGSLCSVDIIYPENRRGSGTYALSYPSASSEGSTSTDNVSLGVEQDAQRRRRSKSISLKKAKKKPSPPMRSVSLIKDGQGLSTELGAALPKELRPKSLCLPLDPQGCGMVPTDTQGNTAVPPARDLDGGHLSQHWCLADWKASDPYRSLSSSSTATGTTVIECTKTQGSSESLPSPSISRATTPSQLSTEVELKISSTGQPARLMSPSSGYSSQSETPTPTIPTSVILGHSPHQTVRVRPLVPERKSSLPPPSPMEKSPKSRLSFDLPVTPLTHLDLSGLKISLKGKTKVSRHHSDSTFGTKLGPKTSPIQPVMPVVTQSDLRSVRLRSVSRSEPEDDLDSPDHAEEHGGDAIPLLGRKAKPPVAEKPPLAKRPPNIMAKPPPLQEESPLASPTSPPMSQGTSAHERGLQDIYMVIRKPKPKRSPEARSPGEPPSPLEPSQGCPGIFFSGSRRLSQSSLEEEPRAQLERSGTPHGPEGEKRKAKVPPPVPKKPSVLYLPLTPPPPHLGACPGDPRLTPSPIITLHEDTSCCDPDADYLPSSEAMEKNSSPSAAATPGEIPAGDSVELSADERSFVSDKTAESIVEEDDDVFVTTRTTEDLFTVIHRSKRKLLGWKEPGDAFGSRQNSHSPVKNPAGLPACESPPVGGGPSRASSRNEDFKALLQKKGSKASPGTRTSAAELLKSTNPLARRVMMEFAPELDNPSGARTQP
- the NHSL2 gene encoding NHS-like protein 2 isoform X1 encodes the protein MGSCRATVDWSESLVLSWHRAATSNLDLENKKTPHSKLPWQQPVNVFLAAGRSPCVEELHQEAQFNLQSLLQEEYEEQYTEARVTGQTFRYASHLPLDTPPEPSPRPLPTKRLEFVFMPAARQVNEDEATTLGVRPPEPFLSLPTTPDKQPAWTRAFPLPTVEEKRWHQSCSIQANIVPINVSGQHFDRHASARHSLFNTETAVNPKSTLRRRRTIIGFPNLALRDQGSSNGPMFMPHTTIGESVSCSFVPEAANGKSVSQQPCTPQTLAAPLRKTFSDLGGGLQVCCYQPPARMESTTMACTSPACNGPKDTTFSPPWNTTSFNCLSLAEEAAAYPSPGGSLESPALGLPEHCDGAASFFIAKDEQPGSNGPHAFPCTAPESSLNAASSQTPEGREAKVIFLTGDAEEATPSRLELGVRACPFRERSLSVPTDSGSLCSVDIIYPENRRGSGTYALSYPSASSEGSTSTDNVSLGVEQDAQRRRRSKSISLKKAKKKPSPPMRSVSLIKDGQGLSTELGAALPKELRPKSLCLPLDPQGCGMVPTDTQGNTAVPPARDLDGGHLSQHWCLADWKASDPYRSLSSSSTATGTTVIECTKTQGSSESLPSPSISRATTPSQLSTEVELKISSTGQPARLMSPSSGYSSQSETPTPTIPTSVILGHSPHQTVRVRPLVPERKSSLPPPSPMEKSPKSRLSFDLPVTPLTHLDLSGLKISLKGKTKVSRHHSDSTFGTKLGPKTSPIQPVMPVVTQSDLRSVRLRSVSRSEPEDDLDSPDHAEEHGGDAIPLLGRKAKPPVAEKPPLAKRPPNIMAKPPPLQEESPLASPTSPPMSQGTSAHERGLQDIYMVIRKPKPKRSPEARSPGEPPSPLEPSQGCPGIFFSGSRRLSQSSLEEEPRAQLERSGTPHGPEGEKRKAKVPPPVPKKPSVLYLPLTPPPPHLGACPGDPRLTPSPIITLHEDTSCCDPDADYLPSSEAMEKNSSPSAAATPGEIPAGDSVELSADERSFVSDKTAESIVEEDDDVFVTTRTTEDLFTVIHRSKRKLLGWKEPGDAFGSRQNSHSPVKNPAGLPACESPPVGGGPSRASSRNEDFKALLQKKGSKASPGTRTSAAELLKSTNPLARRVMMEFAPELDNPSGARTQP